GTCCGACCCCCCGATCCAGTTCTGCACGGTCCGGATGTCTCCGGACCAGACCTCGTCCGGTAGAAGGGTTCGGTGGACAGCGTCGATCGTCGCCGGGGTGACCGGCTCATGAGCCCTAGCGAGGGCGAGTTCGAGGGCATGCAGGTTCGCCGCGACGTCCTTTGCAGATCGCTGCGTCGTCGGTAGGCCGGCCAAGGCCCGGCTGACGTAGCGTTGCTTGACCTCCAGCTGCTCGATCTTCGAGGAAGCCGCAGACTCGGTACGGAGGAGCGCGAGGATGGATCGGCCGGAGTTCCGTGCATCTGAACGGATGAGAGCAGCTGCCGCCTCGGTGATCAGATTGATGGTGTCGGCCGACAGTTGCGGCCTGCGCCCGGCGATCGCCGCGGGCAGCGACGGGGTGTAGTGAACGCGTCGATCGGCTGCGGGGAGGCGTCGGCCGGCCTGAGGGGTCCAGATCCGCGAGGTGTCCTCGGCCACTCTCGGCCACGACTCATCGCCGGGTGCGTGAGCAGCACCGGGCGTCGGACGGAGGCTCATGACACCCTCCTGGCGGATCGTTTCATCTACACATCCCAGATGAAAGGTTATCGGCTTATCCTTTCATCTACTAGCCGCTGCGGAAACGAAACGAAGGACCCTTGCCGCGAACTCCGTCGGAATTCGGAGCGGCAGCTGGCCGACCAGGCCGGGGACCCGCTCCAACTGGGCGTCCGGGAACAGGACCACGGCCTCCTCGTCTGAGGTGATGAGCAGGTCGTCCTCCGCCGTGTAGAGCAGCACCGGGCACCTGACGTTCGCCAGGTCTGGCCGTGGGTCGTAGCGGAACGCCGCGTTGTACGCCAGGTGGTAGTCCTGCAGGTTGGCGAGCAGCGTCGTCGCGCCCAAGTGCAGCAGGTCGGGCGGCCCCGACCAGATCCGCTCGTAGCGCTCCCAGGCCCAGGCCAGATGACTGCCGTCGGGCGCGATGGGGACCTCCGGCGCCCAGCTGCGCAGGTACTCCGCGCGCTGCTCCTCGGTGATCAGCGGCACACCGGAGAGCACGAGATGGGTCACTCGGTCCGGTGCCTGCACGGCCATCTGCACGGCCAGCGAGGCGCCGGTGTGGACGCCCACCACCGCGATCCGGTCGAGCCCCATCGTCCGGGTCACCTCGAGCAGGACGCTGGCGTACTCGCTTATCTCCGCCCGCGCCGGCGGGCCGTCGGACATCCCGTACCCGGGCGTGTCGATGGCCACCGCGCGAGCGCCGCGCGCCAGTGCCGGCAGCACCGCGGCGTACGTGGCTGAGGACAACGGGGACTCGTGGAGCAGCACGATGGCTGGCCCCGCCTGGCCGGCCCGTCGGATGTGCACCTGCCCCCACGAGGTCTCGACGTAGCCGCGGCTGACCCCCTCGACGCGAGCCCGGCTCACCGCATGATCACTCTGGCCCAGACCGGTCCGGGCTCCACCGCGGGCAGGGTCGCACCCGCAGGCACGGTGTGCCAGCGGTGGCCGGCCAGGTCGAAGAGGTCGACCCGGGCGATCCCCGCCGGCACATCCGTCTGCTCCGGGACCGACTGGACGATCCACGTCTCGCGGTCCGCCGCGCGGCGAAGCGCCCACCCGGTGACACCGAGCGGCGACGTCGCGGTCTCGGCCTCGGTCCAGGTCGCAAGCTCGAGACCGTCAGCCGCCGCCTCCGCAGCGGGAGACACCGACTCCGACCACTCGTTCGGCTGGCTGAACCAGGCCAGCGCGAGCGCACCCGTCGGGGCCGCAGAGTCGGTGCGGGTGAAGGAGGTCGGGAACCAGCCGTAGTCCCCGGCGCGGTAGGTGCGGCCACTCATGCGGAACCCGCCTGCGATGAAGGTGACCTCCTCGATGGCGTCGTAGTGCCCCGGTCCCGGCCGAGACCAGCCGGTCGGGAAGCGCACGAGCACGTCGAAGCCGCCATCGGGATGGGCGCCCAGGCGCGTCAGGTGGACCGGTGTGTTGCTGCCCGGGATGGTGAACTCCCGCCACGTCGCCGCGCCGATGTCGATCGTGGTGATCTCGGCCGAGCGGGACGTCGTCGTCGTGTCAGGCATGCGTCGAATCTAAAGATCAGATGTTTTGGATGCAAGACTCCCGCGGGCCTGTGGTAAACATCAGAGGTATCACCGCCCTGCCTCCGCTACGGACCCGCGCCGGGATCCTGGCCATGTGGTCCCTGCCGGCACTCGTCTTCGGCGTGTCCTTCGGCGCCGTTGGTGTCGCGGGTGGGGCCGATCCGCTCATGCTGACGGTCATGTCGGTCGTCGTGTTCGGGCCGAGCTCGCAGTTCGGGGCACTCACCATCCTCTTGGCCGGAGGGGCGGCGACGGCTGCCCTGGTGACCGGGCTGGTCCTGAACAGCCGATTGGTCGCGCTCGGCCTGGTGATCTCGCCGCGCCTCGACGTCGGCCCGATCAGGCGTGCGTTGGCCGCCCATCTGGTGGTCGATGCCTCCGTCCTGCTGGCCATCAGGATGGAGCGGCCAGCCGACCTGCGGCGCTTCTACCTCGAGTCGGGCGTGGCCGTCTGGCTCTCCTGGATCCTCGGGACCATGGCTGGATCTGTGGTCGGAGGGAGCCTGGACGATCTGGGCCGCTTCGGGATCGATGTGGCACTCCCCGCGCTGTTCCTGGGTCTGCTGGCCCCGACGATCACCGATCGTCGCAGCCGGGTGGCGGCCGCCGTCGGTGCCGTTGCTGCGGTCGCCACGACGCCGGTGCTGCCGCGCGGCATCCCCGTGCTGCTCGCCACGGTCGGAGCCGCAGTCGCGGTCGTGGCGGTGGACCGCGATGTGGCCGAGCCATCGCAGCCGGACCGGGAGCCCAACGCATGACCTGGACGGTTGTCGTCGTCCTGGCGCTCGGGACCTACGCGTTCCGGTGGATCGGCGTGACCGTCCTGGCCGGCCGCGACATCTCCAGCCAGGTCGAGGAGGTCCTCCGACTCCTGCCCCCTGCCATCATCGCGGGGCTCGTGACCACGCAGACGTTCGCCAGCGGCGGCGATCTGACCATCGACGCCCGGCTGCCCGGTGTCCTGGCTGCCGGGATCGCTGTGCTGCTGCGAGCCCCACTGATCGTCGTCCTCCTGGTGGCCCTGCTCACGACCGCCCTGTTCCGCTCGACCGGAGTTGCCACATGACCACACCCACGACGCCTGACCGGACCGTCATCGACACCGCCACGATGCCCTGGATCAACGGCTTGGATGTGCTGGCCAACATGGCTCCGGCCTTCCGTGACAACCTCGGTCCGCGGGAGCGGGTGGACGACCTGTTCGCCCGCTACCACCGTAAGACCCTGCGCCTGGACGATGACACGACGCGCCGACTGGACCTCATACGGGTTGAACCCGGCTACCGCGACCTCACCAACGCCTACCACGACTCGGTGGAGGAGTGCCTGGTCCTGGAGGGCACCGTCAGCATCGACGGTGAGGGCGAGTTCCGGGCCGGCGACTACTTCTGGCGGCCGCCCGGCTACGTCCACGCCGCCGAGACGGCCGACGGGTTCACCGCGCTGCTGGGCTTCCAAGGTGTCGACCCCGACGAGGACAGCGAGGGGGCGTCACGGGTGATCCGGCCCGACGAGGAGGCGGGGACGAACGCGCTGGACGGGACGACGGAGGGTGCGTTCGCCGCAGACACGGTGGGGCCGCGCGGCTGGGTCCGCTGCAGCTCAGGACTGCTCCCGGAGATCCCCGGACCGGTCGTCGCCCGCCACCGGGGGCCGTTCGAGGGGATGGATCTGGACCGGCTGTCCGTGCGGGTGCTCAGCCACAACCCGTGGACCGACGGCCAGACCCTGCTGGTCCGGCTGCTCCCCGGCTACACCGAGTCGGGCTCGGCCCACGGCACCGCGGCCTACGAGCACGTGGTGCTCGAGGGCAGCTACGAGATCGCCGGCGAGATGCACGGCACCGGCACCTATCTGCAGAGACCGGCGGGCGTCGTCGATCACCCGATGACCAGCGCGGACGGCGCGCTGCTGTACGTCAAGCTCGACGGCACCTGGGATCGTGTCGTCGCGGCGAACACGAGGTCATGAGCAGGCCCGGACGTGATTCAGGACTCACGTCGTCACGCGGATCTCCCGCTTGAGCACCTTCCCAGCAGCGGACTTCGGCAGGGCGTCGACGAAGTCGTAGCGCTTGGGGACCTTGTAGCCGGCCAGATGCCCACGGACGTGGGCGTCCAGCGCCTCCGCGGTGGCGACCTCTCCTGAGGCACCGGGGTCACGGCGCACGACCACGGCG
The sequence above is a segment of the Euzebya tangerina genome. Coding sequences within it:
- a CDS encoding alpha/beta fold hydrolase, with the protein product MSRARVEGVSRGYVETSWGQVHIRRAGQAGPAIVLLHESPLSSATYAAVLPALARGARAVAIDTPGYGMSDGPPARAEISEYASVLLEVTRTMGLDRIAVVGVHTGASLAVQMAVQAPDRVTHLVLSGVPLITEEQRAEYLRSWAPEVPIAPDGSHLAWAWERYERIWSGPPDLLHLGATTLLANLQDYHLAYNAAFRYDPRPDLANVRCPVLLYTAEDDLLITSDEEAVVLFPDAQLERVPGLVGQLPLRIPTEFAARVLRFVSAAASR
- a CDS encoding AzlC family ABC transporter permease is translated as MWSLPALVFGVSFGAVGVAGGADPLMLTVMSVVVFGPSSQFGALTILLAGGAATAALVTGLVLNSRLVALGLVISPRLDVGPIRRALAAHLVVDASVLLAIRMERPADLRRFYLESGVAVWLSWILGTMAGSVVGGSLDDLGRFGIDVALPALFLGLLAPTITDRRSRVAAAVGAVAAVATTPVLPRGIPVLLATVGAAVAVVAVDRDVAEPSQPDREPNA
- a CDS encoding AzlD domain-containing protein encodes the protein MTWTVVVVLALGTYAFRWIGVTVLAGRDISSQVEEVLRLLPPAIIAGLVTTQTFASGGDLTIDARLPGVLAAGIAVLLRAPLIVVLLVALLTTALFRSTGVAT
- a CDS encoding cupin domain-containing protein → MTTPTTPDRTVIDTATMPWINGLDVLANMAPAFRDNLGPRERVDDLFARYHRKTLRLDDDTTRRLDLIRVEPGYRDLTNAYHDSVEECLVLEGTVSIDGEGEFRAGDYFWRPPGYVHAAETADGFTALLGFQGVDPDEDSEGASRVIRPDEEAGTNALDGTTEGAFAADTVGPRGWVRCSSGLLPEIPGPVVARHRGPFEGMDLDRLSVRVLSHNPWTDGQTLLVRLLPGYTESGSAHGTAAYEHVVLEGSYEIAGEMHGTGTYLQRPAGVVDHPMTSADGALLYVKLDGTWDRVVAANTRS